The following are encoded together in the Streptomyces tsukubensis genome:
- a CDS encoding sodium:solute symporter family protein — MNSLDWVVLVGYFGVMIAIGVWSHKRVDNVSDFFTAGGKMPWWLSGISHHMSGYSAVMFTGYAGIAYQYGVTSFVTWSLPIAIGIGIGAKLFAPRLNRLRSKLHVASPLEYLKNRYNIPTQQALAWSGLLLKIVDVGAKWAAIATLLSVFTGITLTQGILITGVITAIYCTIGGLWADALTELGQFIIQLFAGLAMLIAVMHKLDGFSTLWTVWDKLPSGHSHPTAGPYTVTFLLAFLFIKTFEYNGGMWNQAQRYMATDSARSATRSARLSSILWLVWPLVLFFPMWCAPLLVQAKKPDASDSYALMTEGLLPHGLLGLVIVGFFSHTMAMCSSDANAISAVFTRDIAPVLSKSARSWSERSGLIAARSSTLLFLGLSMAIATQVNSPTFKDIITVVIKWVAGLMGPIAIPFMLGMLRRFRKSGPTAALVSWAAGLVGFYIVNYTFTGSERDIALQWQVSVPLAISLVLYVLIGFIKPEDTPERDALILEINSGDGDGGAAAAAVPGARAGTGETVVTATDTRD; from the coding sequence ATGAACAGTCTCGACTGGGTCGTACTCGTCGGCTACTTCGGCGTGATGATCGCCATCGGCGTCTGGTCCCACAAACGTGTCGACAACGTCAGCGACTTCTTCACCGCCGGCGGCAAGATGCCCTGGTGGCTCTCGGGCATCTCCCACCACATGTCCGGCTACAGCGCGGTGATGTTCACCGGCTACGCGGGCATCGCGTACCAGTACGGCGTCACGTCCTTCGTGACCTGGTCCCTGCCGATCGCGATCGGCATCGGTATCGGCGCCAAGCTCTTCGCACCGCGGCTCAACCGGCTGCGCTCCAAGCTCCACGTCGCCTCACCGCTCGAATACCTGAAGAACCGCTACAACATCCCCACCCAGCAGGCCCTTGCCTGGTCCGGGCTGCTGCTGAAGATCGTGGACGTCGGCGCCAAGTGGGCTGCCATCGCGACACTGCTCTCGGTCTTCACCGGCATCACCCTGACCCAGGGCATCCTCATCACCGGCGTCATCACCGCCATCTACTGCACGATCGGCGGGCTGTGGGCCGACGCCCTCACGGAGCTGGGGCAGTTCATCATCCAGCTGTTCGCCGGCCTCGCCATGCTGATCGCCGTCATGCACAAGCTGGACGGCTTCAGCACCCTGTGGACCGTATGGGACAAGCTGCCGAGCGGTCACTCGCATCCGACGGCCGGCCCGTACACCGTGACGTTCCTGCTCGCGTTCCTCTTCATCAAGACCTTCGAGTACAACGGCGGCATGTGGAACCAGGCCCAGCGCTACATGGCGACGGACTCGGCCCGCTCGGCCACCCGCTCCGCGCGGCTCTCCTCCATCCTGTGGCTGGTCTGGCCGCTCGTGCTGTTCTTCCCCATGTGGTGCGCCCCGCTGCTGGTACAGGCGAAGAAGCCCGACGCCTCCGACAGCTACGCGCTGATGACCGAGGGGCTCCTGCCGCACGGCCTGCTCGGTCTGGTCATCGTCGGCTTCTTCTCGCACACGATGGCCATGTGCTCTTCCGACGCCAACGCCATCTCCGCCGTCTTCACCCGTGACATCGCGCCCGTACTGTCCAAGTCCGCGCGTAGCTGGTCGGAGCGGTCGGGGCTGATCGCCGCGCGGTCGTCGACGCTGCTCTTCCTTGGCCTGTCCATGGCCATCGCCACGCAGGTCAACTCGCCCACGTTCAAGGACATCATCACCGTCGTGATCAAGTGGGTCGCCGGTCTGATGGGGCCGATCGCCATCCCGTTCATGCTGGGAATGCTCCGCAGGTTCCGGAAGTCGGGTCCCACGGCGGCGCTGGTGAGCTGGGCGGCCGGTCTGGTCGGGTTCTACATCGTGAACTACACCTTCACCGGCTCGGAGCGGGACATCGCCCTCCAGTGGCAGGTCTCGGTACCGCTCGCCATCTCACTCGTCCTCTACGTACTGATCGGCTTCATCAAGCCGGAGGACACCCCGGAGCGCGACGCGCTGATCCTGGAGATCAACTCCGGCGACGGGGACGGCGGGGCGGCCGCGGCGGCCGTGCCGGGGGCGCGAGCAGGGACGGGAGAGACCGTGGTGACGGCCACGGATACGCGGGACTAG
- a CDS encoding ADP-ribosylglycohydrolase family protein, producing MSAPASASTATVWGRAEQQDFRSRVRGTLLGTAVGDALGAPAAPLTIEAIRSAYGAEGITDLVPAHGRRGAVTAATQLSLFTVDGLIRAQVRRDTGAWHPPTDVHRAYRRWVATQNDWGPDERRAGDGWLAREEWLYVRRDAPRDCLLGLGDDAMGTLDAPKNPRARGTEAATRSAPFGLLVGWEPGLVLQLAVECAVQTHGHPAGFLAAGAHAVIVHGLARGGGPDTAVAGALALLAQREGHEPVTAALQGALAAVRDGTPPGDRIAELASDGAAENTLAAAVYAALVCADVRQGLRLAVNHSGASAAAGALCGALLGAMHGDTALPPGWLAELEGRSTILELADDFAMEMTQGPALHTPTAAAPGWLARYPRAV from the coding sequence GTGAGCGCACCAGCATCCGCGTCCACCGCGACCGTCTGGGGCCGCGCCGAACAGCAGGACTTCCGCAGCCGGGTACGCGGCACCCTGCTCGGCACCGCCGTCGGAGACGCCCTCGGCGCCCCCGCTGCCCCCCTGACGATCGAGGCGATCCGTTCCGCGTACGGCGCCGAGGGGATCACCGACCTCGTCCCCGCCCACGGCAGACGCGGCGCGGTCACCGCCGCCACGCAGCTCTCCCTCTTCACCGTCGACGGGCTGATACGCGCACAGGTCCGCCGCGACACCGGAGCCTGGCACCCGCCCACCGACGTGCACCGCGCCTACCGTCGCTGGGTGGCGACCCAGAACGACTGGGGCCCGGACGAACGCAGGGCGGGCGACGGCTGGCTGGCCCGTGAGGAGTGGCTCTACGTACGCAGGGACGCCCCGAGGGACTGCCTGTTGGGGCTCGGCGACGACGCGATGGGCACGCTGGACGCTCCCAAGAACCCGCGCGCACGCGGCACCGAGGCCGCGACAAGATCGGCGCCCTTCGGGCTGCTCGTGGGGTGGGAGCCGGGTCTCGTGCTCCAGCTCGCCGTGGAGTGCGCGGTGCAGACCCACGGTCACCCCGCGGGATTCCTCGCCGCTGGGGCGCACGCCGTCATCGTCCACGGTCTCGCCCGTGGCGGCGGCCCCGACACCGCGGTGGCCGGCGCACTGGCGCTGCTGGCCCAACGCGAGGGACACGAACCTGTCACCGCCGCGCTCCAGGGGGCCCTCGCCGCCGTACGGGACGGCACACCGCCAGGCGACCGGATAGCGGAACTGGCCTCGGACGGCGCCGCGGAGAACACTCTGGCCGCCGCTGTCTACGCCGCCCTTGTCTGTGCGGACGTACGCCAAGGGCTGCGGCTTGCGGTCAACCACAGCGGTGCCTCGGCCGCCGCGGGGGCGCTCTGCGGGGCCCTGCTCGGCGCGATGCACGGTGATACGGCGCTGCCGCCCGGCTGGCTCGCGGAGCTGGAGGGCCGGTCGACGATCCTGGAACTCGCCGACGACTTCGCGATGGAGATGACCCAGGGCCCCGCCCTGCACACGCCGACGGCCGCCGCTCCCGGCTGGCTGGCGCGGTATCCGAGGGCGGTCTGA
- a CDS encoding DUF397 domain-containing protein: protein MAIQQGVTHSWTKSSYSTGNGACVEVKSPVTAAVAVRDSKVDEGPSLAFESGSWNTFVTTVAKGAVA from the coding sequence ATGGCGATTCAGCAGGGTGTTACCCACTCTTGGACCAAGTCCTCCTACTCCACCGGCAATGGCGCGTGCGTCGAGGTCAAGTCCCCGGTGACGGCCGCCGTCGCGGTGCGTGACTCGAAGGTCGACGAGGGCCCGTCCCTCGCCTTCGAGTCGGGCTCCTGGAACACGTTCGTCACCACGGTCGCCAAGGGCGCCGTCGCATAG